A single region of the Selenomonas sp. oral taxon 920 genome encodes:
- the prmC gene encoding peptide chain release factor N(5)-glutamine methyltransferase produces the protein MTDAVWTIQRLLAWTTDFFRERGIENPRLDAEVLLSALLGRDRMYLYVHFDEPLEQEELAQFRSYVKERAAHMPLAYVLGRREFMGLDFRVTRDTLIPRSDTEILVQCAVDFLCARMEAGMDELCVADIGTGTGAIALSTLHYTERTHADAVDISPAAAAVACDNAETLGLTERIDIHVGDLLAPLAGRAYDMILSNPPYIPSADIADLMPEVRSYEPHLALDGGADGLDIYRRLTADAPALLKEGGAIAVEVGINEAAAVAALMEEHTRIVRTETMKDLGGIDRVVVGYTV, from the coding sequence ATGACGGATGCGGTTTGGACGATTCAGCGGCTTCTTGCGTGGACGACGGATTTCTTTCGGGAACGCGGGATCGAGAACCCGCGCCTTGATGCGGAGGTTCTGCTCAGTGCGCTCCTCGGCAGGGATCGGATGTATCTCTATGTGCATTTCGATGAACCGCTGGAACAGGAGGAACTCGCACAGTTTCGCTCCTATGTAAAGGAGCGGGCGGCGCATATGCCGCTTGCGTATGTGCTTGGGCGGCGCGAGTTCATGGGACTGGACTTTCGTGTGACGCGCGATACGCTCATCCCGCGCTCCGACACGGAGATCCTTGTGCAGTGCGCCGTGGATTTTCTGTGTGCACGGATGGAAGCGGGGATGGATGAACTCTGTGTTGCCGATATCGGGACAGGCACGGGAGCGATTGCGCTCTCGACACTCCACTATACGGAGAGAACGCATGCCGATGCGGTAGATATCTCACCTGCCGCCGCCGCAGTTGCGTGTGACAATGCAGAGACGCTGGGACTGACGGAGCGCATCGACATCCATGTGGGGGATTTGCTCGCGCCGCTTGCAGGGCGTGCGTATGATATGATCTTATCAAATCCGCCGTATATCCCATCTGCCGATATCGCAGACCTCATGCCGGAGGTGCGCAGCTATGAGCCGCATCTTGCGCTCGACGGCGGTGCGGACGGGCTGGACATATACCGCCGTCTGACGGCGGATGCGCCCGCTCTTTTGAAAGAAGGCGGTGCAATCGCGGTTGAGGTCGGAATCAATGAGGCGGCGGCAGTTGCGGCGCTGATGGAGGAACACACGCGCATTGTGCGAACAGAGACGATGAAGGACCTCGGCGGGATCGACAGGGTTGTTGTCGGGTATACGGTGTAA
- the prfA gene encoding peptide chain release factor 1, with the protein MLSKLNAVADKYRELEALLSDPDVMADMEKWQRYTREHAALTPIIEAYTAYQRALATIDEDKEMLAEADAEMKEMLTEEIAETEAARDALAEQLPILLLPRDPNDDKNVIVEIRGGVGGEEAALFAASLFRMYARYAERQGWRTEILSSNPTEIGGFKEISFLVNGAGAYSRLKYESGTHRVQRIPVTESGGRIHTSAVTVAVLPEAEEVEVTVDPNDLRIDTYCASGAGGQYVNRTETAIRITHIPTGIVVQCQDEKSQLKNREKAMKVLRARLYDRAQQEQADAVATDRRSQVGSGDRSERIRTYNFPQGRVTDHRIGLTLYKIDAVLDGELDEILAGLITADQAERLKQVN; encoded by the coding sequence GTGTTAAGCAAACTGAATGCCGTTGCGGACAAGTACCGCGAACTGGAGGCACTCCTCAGCGATCCCGACGTGATGGCGGATATGGAAAAATGGCAGCGGTACACGCGCGAGCATGCGGCACTCACACCGATCATCGAGGCGTATACCGCCTATCAGCGGGCACTTGCGACCATCGACGAGGACAAGGAAATGCTCGCCGAGGCAGATGCCGAGATGAAGGAGATGCTCACCGAGGAGATTGCAGAGACGGAGGCAGCGCGCGATGCCCTCGCAGAGCAGCTGCCGATTCTCCTTCTGCCGCGCGATCCGAACGATGACAAGAACGTCATTGTCGAGATTCGCGGCGGTGTCGGAGGAGAGGAAGCGGCACTCTTCGCGGCGAGTCTTTTCCGTATGTATGCGCGCTATGCCGAGCGGCAGGGCTGGCGGACGGAGATCCTGAGCAGCAACCCGACGGAGATTGGCGGCTTTAAGGAGATATCCTTTCTCGTCAACGGTGCGGGGGCGTACAGTCGTCTGAAATACGAGAGCGGCACGCACCGCGTGCAGCGCATCCCCGTCACAGAGTCGGGCGGGCGCATCCATACCTCGGCGGTTACGGTCGCCGTCCTGCCCGAGGCGGAGGAGGTAGAGGTCACAGTCGACCCGAACGATCTGCGCATTGATACCTACTGCGCATCGGGTGCAGGCGGGCAGTACGTCAACCGTACGGAGACGGCGATCCGCATCACGCATATCCCGACGGGCATCGTCGTGCAGTGTCAGGATGAGAAGTCGCAACTCAAGAACCGTGAGAAGGCGATGAAGGTGCTTCGCGCGCGTCTCTATGACCGCGCGCAGCAGGAGCAGGCGGATGCCGTCGCCACCGATCGCCGCAGTCAGGTCGGCTCGGGCGACCGCAGTGAGCGCATCCGCACGTATAATTTTCCGCAGGGACGTGTGACCGATCACCGCATCGGCCTGACCCTATACAAAATCGACGCGGTGCTCGACGGTGAACTGGACGAGATTCTCGCAGGGCTCATCACGGCGGATCAGGCGGAACGTCTGAAACAGGTGAACTGA
- a CDS encoding DUF1385 domain-containing protein, with translation MPKKITDLAVGGQAVIEGVMMRDANKTATAVRLPNGEIEVETHPVTSIRERYPVLNLPLIRGSVIMVESLVIGMRALSFSAQAAGEEDEQMTKKEIAMTILFALVLASVLFIVIPTGAAHLAAVYTDDPVVFNLIEGGIRLFVFLLYIWGISFMGGIRRVFQYHGAEHKTIHCYEAGEALTVENVQKFPRLHPRCGTNFLLIVMVVAIVFHVFFGWPDLWLRILSRLAVLPVVAGVSYEIIRFAGRSENRIVRIMITPGLWLQYLTTRPPADEMVEVAIESLKAVLPPEDIPAGSGNYRKEVTC, from the coding sequence ATGCCAAAGAAAATTACCGACCTCGCGGTCGGCGGACAGGCGGTCATCGAGGGTGTCATGATGCGCGATGCGAATAAGACTGCGACCGCCGTACGTCTCCCAAACGGGGAGATCGAAGTGGAGACACACCCTGTCACGTCGATTCGCGAGCGTTATCCCGTGCTGAATCTGCCGCTGATTCGCGGCTCCGTCATCATGGTCGAGTCCCTTGTCATCGGGATGCGTGCCCTCTCGTTCTCTGCACAGGCGGCGGGTGAGGAGGATGAGCAGATGACGAAGAAGGAGATCGCGATGACGATCCTCTTTGCACTCGTGCTTGCGAGTGTGCTCTTCATCGTCATCCCGACAGGGGCGGCGCATCTCGCGGCGGTGTATACGGATGACCCCGTCGTGTTCAATCTGATTGAGGGCGGCATCCGACTCTTTGTATTCCTCCTCTACATCTGGGGCATCTCGTTTATGGGCGGGATTCGCCGCGTGTTCCAGTACCACGGTGCGGAGCACAAGACCATCCACTGCTATGAGGCGGGGGAGGCTCTGACGGTGGAGAACGTACAGAAGTTTCCGCGCCTGCATCCGCGCTGCGGGACGAACTTCCTGCTGATCGTCATGGTCGTCGCCATCGTCTTTCACGTCTTTTTCGGTTGGCCCGATCTCTGGCTGCGGATTCTGAGCCGCCTCGCCGTCCTGCCTGTGGTTGCGGGGGTCTCCTACGAGATCATCCGCTTTGCGGGGCGCAGTGAGAACCGCATCGTGCGTATCATGATTACGCCGGGGCTGTGGCTGCAATATCTGACGACGCGCCCGCCCGCCGATGAGATGGTGGAGGTTGCCATTGAAAGTCTCAAGGCGGTGCTCCCGCCCGAGGATATCCCCGCAGGAAGCGGGAACTATCGAAAGGAAGTAACGTGTTAA
- the rpmE gene encoding 50S ribosomal protein L31, protein MKEGIHPEFFEATVTCGCGNTFTTGSTKQDLRIDVCSKCHPFFTGRQRDVQAGGRIEKFQKRYARK, encoded by the coding sequence ATGAAAGAGGGTATTCATCCCGAGTTCTTCGAGGCGACGGTGACGTGCGGCTGCGGCAATACGTTCACGACCGGCTCGACGAAGCAGGATCTGCGTATCGATGTCTGCTCGAAGTGCCATCCGTTCTTCACGGGGCGTCAGCGTGACGTTCAGGCGGGCGGACGCATCGAGAAGTTCCAGAAGCGTTACGCGCGAAAATAG
- a CDS encoding NAD(P)/FAD-dependent oxidoreductase: MADQKHIVIVGAGFGGVRLAKELAKENVQVTLVDRHNYHLFQPLLYQVSTAVLSASEIAYPTRQFFKNNNNVNFFMSKALGVDQARRVLITKHGEISYDYLVLAAGATTNFFGNESVARNSYAMKTLQEAIALRGHLIHEFERAARKSGPDQREARQRHLNFVIVGGGATGIEMAGALMELIDIFKKEFHTIDFKEVNVTLLEAMGSVLPMVPPDLQQHTIDVLRKKGVDVRLNTAVTEYDGNDLKLNNGEVIPTKTVIWAAGVRAQDFIKDCGSEVDRAGRVIVEENLLVKGSDRVFAIGDCANFQHGDLQRPLPTVAPVATQEALQVKENIMALIAGKTPDQLGKFVYKDLGAMATIGKGEAVMNGPMPVLGFNLKMSGFFAWFAWMLVHLIRLAGKYADFTVSVKWIWNFFFGTRLARIIHSKLE, translated from the coding sequence ATGGCAGATCAAAAGCATATTGTTATCGTTGGTGCCGGATTTGGAGGCGTGCGTCTCGCCAAGGAACTCGCCAAGGAAAATGTGCAGGTCACGCTTGTGGATCGGCACAACTATCACCTGTTCCAGCCACTGCTCTATCAGGTGAGTACAGCGGTGCTCTCCGCATCAGAGATTGCGTACCCCACACGCCAGTTTTTCAAGAACAATAACAATGTGAATTTTTTCATGTCCAAGGCATTGGGCGTTGATCAGGCGCGCCGCGTGCTCATCACGAAGCACGGTGAGATATCCTATGACTACCTCGTCCTTGCGGCAGGCGCGACGACAAATTTCTTCGGGAACGAGAGCGTTGCACGCAACTCCTATGCGATGAAGACGCTGCAGGAGGCGATTGCCCTGCGCGGACATCTCATCCATGAGTTCGAGCGCGCTGCACGCAAGAGTGGACCAGATCAGCGCGAGGCACGACAGCGCCATCTGAACTTCGTCATTGTCGGCGGCGGTGCGACGGGCATTGAGATGGCGGGCGCATTGATGGAGCTCATCGACATCTTCAAAAAGGAATTCCATACGATCGATTTCAAGGAGGTCAACGTTACACTCCTCGAGGCGATGGGCAGTGTGCTGCCAATGGTGCCGCCCGATCTGCAGCAGCATACGATTGACGTGCTGCGCAAGAAGGGTGTGGACGTGCGCCTCAATACGGCGGTCACAGAGTATGACGGCAATGATTTGAAGCTCAACAATGGAGAGGTCATTCCAACCAAGACAGTCATCTGGGCGGCAGGCGTGCGCGCACAGGACTTCATCAAAGACTGCGGCTCCGAGGTCGACCGTGCAGGGCGCGTCATCGTCGAGGAGAACCTGCTCGTGAAGGGTAGCGACCGCGTCTTTGCAATCGGTGACTGCGCGAACTTCCAGCACGGCGATCTGCAGCGTCCGCTCCCGACAGTGGCACCTGTGGCGACGCAGGAGGCACTTCAAGTCAAGGAGAACATCATGGCGCTGATCGCGGGCAAGACACCCGATCAGCTTGGCAAATTCGTCTACAAAGATCTCGGGGCGATGGCGACCATCGGCAAGGGCGAGGCGGTCATGAACGGTCCCATGCCCGTGCTTGGGTTCAACCTCAAGATGAGCGGCTTCTTTGCATGGTTCGCGTGGATGCTCGTCCATCTCATCCGCCTTGCGGGAAAATACGCAGACTTTACGGTTTCCGTCAAGTGGATCTGGAATTTCTTCTTTGGCACGCGTCTCGCGCGCATCATCCACAGCAAATTGGAGTGA
- a CDS encoding MATE family efflux transporter: MQEVHGYPARARQFFIVLLPILVTQVSLMAPGFFNTVMAGHISKEDLAGIAVGASIFFPIFGAFMGLISGLTPVIAQHYGARQMRAIRSVVQQSFYWVTLLAVLILGLGVLIVPSFVYALALEPVVEDITMEYLSYISCGLIPVAPAVVLRNLIDAHGRTHLTMYITIATIPINIVLNYIFMYGALGMPAFGGAGAGLGAALSYGVFLVLNVIVVLSIKQFARYHVLRRLPKPILRDWWELLKICIPIGLTIFCEQSIFGAVGLLMAAYGTTVLAAHQAAMNFTTIVYMLPLSVSMAITILVGFEVGGGRENGARAYIRLSRVLTLVFVGAIALVLAAMRDTVAALYTTNAEVQELLRVFLLYALIMQFCDCVNAPLQGALRGYKDVTVTFWLAVLSFWGIGLPSGYVLAGWTALGPYGYWVGLNGGIIVGAVLLMIRLRIIEQRMRRTAYSIS, from the coding sequence TTGCAGGAGGTTCATGGCTATCCGGCGCGTGCGCGGCAGTTCTTTATCGTGCTTCTCCCGATCCTCGTCACACAGGTATCTCTCATGGCGCCGGGCTTTTTCAATACGGTCATGGCAGGGCATATCAGCAAGGAGGATCTTGCAGGGATTGCAGTTGGTGCAAGCATCTTCTTCCCCATATTTGGCGCTTTTATGGGGCTTATCTCGGGGCTGACCCCTGTGATTGCACAGCATTACGGTGCGCGGCAGATGCGCGCGATTCGGAGCGTCGTTCAGCAGAGCTTCTACTGGGTGACGCTTCTTGCTGTGCTCATTCTCGGGCTTGGTGTTCTAATCGTTCCGTCGTTTGTTTATGCACTCGCGCTTGAACCCGTGGTCGAGGACATTACGATGGAGTACCTCTCCTATATCTCATGCGGTCTCATTCCGGTCGCACCTGCTGTTGTCCTGCGCAACCTCATTGACGCGCACGGGCGGACGCATCTCACCATGTATATTACGATTGCGACCATTCCGATCAACATCGTGCTCAACTACATCTTTATGTACGGAGCGCTCGGCATGCCCGCGTTCGGCGGCGCGGGTGCGGGGCTCGGTGCGGCGCTGAGCTACGGTGTCTTTCTCGTGCTGAATGTCATTGTCGTGCTCTCGATCAAGCAGTTTGCGCGCTATCATGTGCTCAGGCGTCTGCCGAAACCCATTCTGCGTGACTGGTGGGAACTGCTGAAAATCTGCATTCCGATCGGACTGACCATCTTCTGCGAGCAGAGTATCTTCGGTGCGGTCGGACTCCTGATGGCGGCGTATGGGACAACTGTACTTGCGGCACATCAGGCGGCGATGAATTTTACGACGATTGTCTATATGCTGCCGCTCTCTGTCTCGATGGCGATCACAATTCTTGTCGGATTCGAGGTCGGCGGCGGGCGCGAGAACGGAGCGCGCGCCTACATCCGCCTCAGCCGCGTGCTGACCCTCGTCTTTGTCGGCGCCATTGCACTCGTCCTTGCGGCCATGCGCGACACTGTTGCGGCGCTCTATACGACGAATGCCGAGGTACAGGAACTCCTGCGCGTATTCCTTCTCTATGCACTCATCATGCAGTTCTGTGACTGTGTCAACGCGCCTCTGCAGGGAGCACTGCGCGGATATAAGGATGTTACCGTTACGTTCTGGCTTGCCGTGCTCTCATTCTGGGGGATTGGACTGCCGAGCGGCTATGTGCTCGCGGGTTGGACTGCCCTTGGTCCTTATGGATACTGGGTGGGGCTGAACGGCGGCATTATCGTGGGTGCCGTACTCCTCATGATTCGTCTGCGCATCATTGAGCAGCGCATGCGCCGTACTGCTTATAGTATTTCCTGA